From the Clavibacter phaseoli genome, one window contains:
- a CDS encoding amidohydrolase, whose amino-acid sequence MPLSDSTAPVRASASSVTAIVGGHVVPVDAAPIPGGTVLLRDGLVAAVGQGGDVEVPEGATVIDAAGRWVLPGFVEAHGHVGIHEEANGPAGNDTNEMTDPDMSSVRAIDAIDIDDEGFRDALKGGVTTIVVKPGSGNPIGGQSVAIKSWGGRTIDEQLVSDSVSVKSALGENPKRVYGAKDRTPSTRLGVAMVIRRAFRDAEDYRAARDHAAKEGKPFSRDLGKETLVRVLDGELAWDQHTHRHDDIATAIRLADEFGYRLVVNHGTEGDKIADVLAERGIPVIFGPMITSRSKVELRDRAVANLAALHRAGVLVAITTDAPVVPIDFLVHQASFAVKDGLPADIAIRAITANPAAILRLDDRVGALTPGLDADVVIWSGDPLDVQSRAEHVIIGGSTVYTWADGVGTTVERRTRFGA is encoded by the coding sequence ATGCCCCTCTCCGACAGCACCGCACCCGTCCGCGCCTCCGCCTCCTCCGTCACCGCGATCGTCGGCGGCCATGTCGTCCCCGTCGACGCCGCCCCGATCCCGGGCGGCACCGTCCTCCTCCGCGACGGCCTCGTCGCCGCGGTCGGGCAGGGCGGCGACGTCGAGGTCCCCGAGGGCGCGACCGTCATCGACGCCGCCGGCCGCTGGGTCCTCCCCGGGTTCGTCGAGGCGCACGGCCACGTCGGCATCCACGAGGAGGCCAACGGCCCCGCGGGCAACGACACCAACGAGATGACCGACCCCGACATGAGCTCGGTGCGCGCGATCGACGCCATCGACATCGACGACGAGGGCTTCCGCGACGCGCTCAAGGGCGGCGTGACGACCATCGTCGTGAAGCCCGGCTCCGGCAACCCGATCGGCGGCCAGTCCGTCGCGATCAAGTCGTGGGGCGGCCGCACGATCGACGAGCAGCTCGTCAGCGACTCCGTGAGCGTCAAGAGCGCCCTGGGCGAGAACCCGAAGCGCGTCTACGGCGCCAAGGACCGCACGCCGTCCACCCGCCTGGGCGTCGCCATGGTGATCCGCCGCGCCTTCCGCGACGCCGAGGACTACCGCGCGGCCCGCGACCACGCCGCGAAGGAGGGCAAGCCCTTCTCGCGCGACCTCGGCAAGGAGACGCTCGTGCGCGTGCTCGACGGCGAGCTCGCCTGGGACCAGCACACGCACCGCCACGACGACATCGCGACCGCGATCCGCCTCGCCGACGAGTTCGGCTACCGCCTGGTCGTCAACCACGGCACCGAGGGCGACAAGATCGCGGACGTGCTCGCCGAGCGCGGCATCCCCGTGATCTTCGGCCCGATGATCACCTCGCGCTCCAAGGTCGAGCTCCGCGACCGCGCCGTCGCGAACCTCGCGGCGCTGCACCGCGCGGGCGTCCTCGTCGCGATCACGACCGACGCGCCCGTCGTGCCGATCGACTTCCTCGTGCACCAGGCGTCCTTCGCCGTGAAGGACGGCCTGCCCGCCGACATCGCGATCCGCGCCATCACCGCGAACCCCGCCGCGATCCTCCGCCTCGACGACCGCGTCGGCGCGCTCACGCCGGGCCTCGACGCCGACGTCGTGATTTGGTCGGGCGACCCGCTCGACGTCCAGTCGCGCGCCGAGCACGTCATCATCGGCGGCAGCACGGTCTACACCTGGGCCGACGGCGTCGGCACGACGGTCGAGCGCCGCACGCGCTTCGGCGCGTGA
- a CDS encoding HAD family hydrolase, protein MTDAPSPRPLHVLWDVDGTLLLNGPRAGSMYHRAIELAAGEELEDRTVHAHGKTDGQIIWETLDLYGLPASLHAAVRERLEGMSRVEHYGAGRREVPVGVPRLVADVAGRGWVNALLTGNSPLRARYKLDGAGLDVDLFDWDSSFFGHEARIRSDLTRRAAEALAGATVVIVGDTPADGVAAEAAGFPFVAVATGAYDVAQLRSPDAHAAVVVPDLQAGHDEVMEYLDGLAAR, encoded by the coding sequence ATGACCGACGCCCCCTCGCCCCGGCCCCTGCACGTCCTCTGGGACGTCGACGGCACGCTCCTCCTCAACGGCCCGCGCGCCGGCAGCATGTACCACCGCGCGATCGAGCTCGCCGCGGGCGAGGAGCTCGAGGACCGCACGGTCCACGCGCACGGGAAGACCGACGGCCAGATCATCTGGGAGACCCTCGACCTGTACGGCCTGCCCGCGTCGCTGCACGCCGCGGTCCGCGAGCGGCTCGAGGGCATGTCGCGCGTCGAGCACTACGGCGCGGGTCGGCGCGAGGTGCCCGTCGGGGTCCCGCGGCTCGTCGCCGACGTCGCCGGGCGCGGCTGGGTGAACGCGCTGCTCACCGGGAACTCGCCCCTCCGCGCGCGCTACAAGCTCGACGGCGCGGGGCTCGACGTCGACCTCTTCGACTGGGATTCGTCGTTCTTCGGGCACGAGGCGCGGATCCGCAGCGACCTCACGCGCCGCGCCGCGGAGGCGCTGGCAGGGGCCACCGTCGTGATCGTCGGCGACACCCCCGCCGACGGCGTCGCGGCCGAGGCCGCCGGCTTCCCGTTCGTGGCGGTCGCCACGGGGGCCTACGACGTGGCGCAGCTCCGGTCGCCGGACGCGCACGCGGCCGTCGTGGTGCCCGACCTCCAGGCGGGCCACGACGAGGTCATGGAGTACCTCGACGGGCTCGCCGCGCGCTGA
- the hemW gene encoding radical SAM family heme chaperone HemW codes for MPSALPLADPAPVDGLLPASASAGADERAFGVYLHVPFCRVRCGYCDFNTYTAPELRGVRQSDFASQAVQEVRFAGSALRDSGVPARPASTVFLGGGTPTLLPVEDLVRMLDAVRDTWGIAEGAEVTTEANPDSVDDAYLAALAAGGFTRVSFGMQSAVPRVLATLERTHDPARIAPVVRGARAAGLEVSLDLIYGTPGETIDDWRASLEQAIGEAPDHLSAYALIVEPGTKLARQIRRGEVPEPDEDLQADMYELADRLLGEAGYEWYEVSNWARGGRRSRHNLAYWQGHDWWGVGPGAHSHVGGVRWWNVKHPAAYADRVLAGASPGAGRESLDDATREVERVLLGARIRDGLAIPTLTAEGRRQVAGLIADGLVDPRAALSGTLVLTLQGRLLADAVVRRLLED; via the coding sequence ATGCCGTCCGCCCTGCCCCTCGCCGATCCCGCCCCCGTCGACGGCCTGCTCCCCGCCTCCGCGTCGGCCGGCGCCGACGAGCGCGCGTTCGGGGTCTACCTGCACGTCCCGTTCTGCCGCGTCCGCTGCGGCTACTGCGACTTCAACACCTACACGGCGCCCGAGCTGCGCGGCGTGAGGCAGTCCGACTTCGCGTCGCAGGCCGTGCAGGAGGTGCGCTTCGCCGGATCCGCGCTGCGGGACTCCGGCGTGCCCGCCCGCCCCGCCTCCACCGTCTTCCTCGGCGGCGGCACCCCGACGCTCCTCCCGGTCGAGGACCTCGTCCGGATGCTCGACGCCGTGCGCGACACGTGGGGCATCGCCGAGGGCGCCGAGGTCACGACGGAGGCGAACCCCGACAGCGTCGACGACGCCTACCTCGCGGCCCTCGCCGCCGGCGGCTTCACTCGCGTCTCGTTCGGCATGCAGTCGGCGGTCCCGCGCGTCCTCGCGACGCTGGAGCGGACGCACGACCCCGCGCGCATCGCGCCCGTCGTCCGCGGCGCCCGAGCCGCCGGCCTCGAGGTGAGCCTCGACCTCATCTACGGGACGCCGGGGGAGACCATCGACGACTGGCGCGCCTCGCTCGAGCAGGCCATCGGCGAGGCGCCCGACCACCTCTCCGCCTACGCGCTCATCGTGGAGCCCGGCACGAAGCTCGCGCGGCAGATCCGCCGCGGCGAGGTGCCCGAGCCCGACGAGGACCTCCAGGCCGACATGTACGAGCTCGCCGACCGCCTGCTCGGCGAGGCCGGCTACGAGTGGTACGAGGTGAGCAACTGGGCGCGCGGCGGCCGCCGCAGCCGCCACAACCTCGCCTACTGGCAGGGCCACGACTGGTGGGGCGTCGGCCCCGGCGCGCACAGCCACGTGGGCGGCGTCCGCTGGTGGAACGTCAAGCACCCGGCCGCGTACGCCGACCGCGTGCTCGCGGGCGCCTCGCCCGGCGCGGGCCGCGAGTCGCTCGACGACGCGACGCGCGAGGTGGAGCGCGTGCTCCTCGGCGCCCGCATCCGCGACGGCCTGGCCATCCCGACGCTCACCGCGGAGGGCCGCCGCCAGGTCGCGGGCCTCATCGCCGACGGCCTGGTGGATCCGCGCGCCGCGCTGTCCGGCACGCTCGTGCTCACGCTGCAGGGGCGCCTGCTGGCCGACGCCGTCGTGCGGCGCCTGCTCGAGGACTAG
- a CDS encoding DUF1990 family protein, with translation MRRSTYTATAVTYGSVGGTQAVDLMTYPPEGYRPAEASARLGSGDERFEQAVALLMTWGVQRGSGIEVTRIEQEVPDDPGYAGLEFDADGVPQVPVDRPRETLYGDDGTAWITSGTSAVLRMPFGPFHPEAPVRVVYTVQETDRVGFAYGTVHGHPLSGEEAFLVSREPDGSVWLTLRVFSRPASWPMRLASPVLRVVQGVFMRRYLKALHPAVASA, from the coding sequence ATGCGCCGCAGCACCTACACCGCGACCGCCGTCACGTACGGCTCCGTCGGCGGCACCCAGGCCGTCGACCTCATGACCTACCCGCCCGAGGGCTACCGTCCCGCGGAGGCGAGCGCGCGGCTCGGCAGCGGCGACGAGCGCTTCGAGCAGGCCGTCGCCCTCCTCATGACCTGGGGCGTGCAGCGCGGCAGCGGCATCGAGGTCACCCGCATCGAGCAGGAGGTCCCCGACGACCCCGGCTACGCGGGACTCGAGTTCGACGCGGACGGGGTGCCCCAGGTCCCCGTCGACCGCCCGCGCGAGACGCTGTACGGCGACGACGGCACCGCGTGGATCACGTCGGGCACCTCGGCCGTGCTCCGCATGCCGTTCGGCCCGTTCCACCCCGAGGCGCCCGTCCGCGTCGTCTACACCGTGCAGGAGACCGACCGCGTCGGCTTCGCGTACGGCACGGTGCACGGCCACCCGCTCAGCGGCGAGGAGGCGTTCCTCGTCTCGCGGGAGCCCGACGGCAGCGTGTGGCTCACCCTCCGCGTCTTCTCCAGGCCGGCGTCGTGGCCGATGCGACTCGCGAGCCCGGTGCTCCGCGTCGTGCAGGGCGTCTTCATGCGCCGGTACCTCAAGGCCCTGCACCCGGCGGTCGCGTCCGCCTGA
- the dnaJ gene encoding molecular chaperone DnaJ — MADHYEVLGVSREATPEEIKKAYRKQARQLHPDVNDAPDAAERFKLVTHAYDVLSDPQQRQQYDLGPQAGFGGGGGQGFGGFGDIFETFFGGQQGGGGRGPRSRQERGQDALLRVEVELEEVIFGVHRDLEVDTAVVCDTCHGSCAQPGTSAVTCDICRGSGSIQRQVRSLLGNVMTSSPCGTCRGYGTVIPHPCPTCQGQGRVRARRTVPVDIPAGVDTGLRLQMPGSGEVGPAGGPNGDLYLEIKVAHHDVFSRNGDDLLATVEVSMVDAILGSDAHIQALDGDVDLELRPGIQSAEIITVRGRGVTKLRGSGRGDLKIGIQVVTPQKLDHKERDLIQQFARRNKAPAPHLAHFQQGLFQKLRDRFLNV, encoded by the coding sequence GTGGCTGACCACTACGAAGTACTCGGCGTGAGCCGCGAGGCGACGCCAGAGGAGATCAAGAAGGCGTACCGCAAGCAGGCGCGCCAGCTCCACCCGGACGTCAACGACGCCCCCGACGCCGCCGAGCGGTTCAAGCTCGTGACGCACGCCTACGACGTGCTGTCGGATCCCCAGCAGCGCCAGCAGTACGACCTCGGCCCGCAGGCCGGGTTCGGCGGCGGCGGCGGGCAGGGCTTCGGCGGGTTCGGCGACATCTTCGAGACGTTCTTCGGCGGCCAGCAGGGCGGCGGCGGACGCGGTCCGCGCTCCCGCCAGGAGCGCGGCCAGGACGCGCTGCTGCGCGTGGAGGTCGAGCTCGAGGAGGTCATCTTCGGCGTGCACCGCGACCTCGAGGTCGACACGGCCGTCGTGTGCGACACGTGCCACGGATCCTGCGCGCAGCCCGGCACGAGCGCCGTCACGTGCGACATCTGCCGCGGCTCCGGCAGCATCCAGCGCCAGGTGCGCTCGCTCCTCGGCAACGTCATGACGTCGAGCCCCTGCGGCACGTGCCGCGGCTACGGCACCGTCATCCCGCACCCCTGCCCCACGTGCCAGGGCCAGGGCCGCGTCCGCGCGCGCCGCACCGTCCCGGTCGACATCCCGGCCGGCGTCGACACGGGCCTCCGCCTGCAGATGCCGGGCTCCGGCGAGGTCGGCCCCGCGGGCGGCCCCAACGGCGACCTCTACCTCGAGATCAAGGTCGCGCACCACGACGTGTTCAGCCGCAACGGCGACGACCTGCTCGCGACCGTCGAGGTGAGCATGGTCGACGCGATCCTCGGCAGCGACGCGCACATCCAGGCGCTCGACGGCGACGTCGACCTGGAGCTGCGCCCCGGGATCCAGAGCGCCGAGATCATCACGGTGCGCGGCCGCGGCGTCACGAAGCTCCGCGGCTCCGGGCGCGGCGACCTCAAGATCGGGATCCAGGTGGTCACGCCGCAGAAGCTCGACCACAAGGAGCGCGACCTCATCCAGCAGTTCGCGCGCCGCAACAAGGCGCCCGCGCCGCACCTCGCGCACTTCCAGCAGGGCCTGTTCCAGAAGCTCCGCGACCGCTTCCTCAACGTCTGA
- the lepA gene encoding translation elongation factor 4, which yields MSPLASKALRPAATDPASIRNFCIIAHIDHGKSTLADRMLQMTGVVDSRSMRAQYLDRMDIERERGITIKSQAVRMPWELDGRTYALNMIDTPGHVDFSYEVSRSLAACEGAILLVDAAQGIEAQTLANLYLALENDLTIIPVLNKIDLPAADPDKYAAELASLIGGDPSDVLRVSGKTGAGVEDLLDRVSRTIPAPVGDPDGAARAMIFDSVYDAYRGVVTYVRMIDGKLSPREKISMMSTRATHEILEIGVSSPEPTPSDGLGVGEVGYLITGVKDVRQSKVGDTVTTAARPATEALPGYTEPLPMVFSGLYPIDGSDYPDLRDALDKLKLSDAALVYEPETSVALGFGFRCGFLGLLHLEIITERLSREFGLDLITTAPSVIYEVTSEDKRTVTVTNPSEFPGGKIVSVSEPVVKAAILAPKDYVGTIMELCQSRRGILLGMEYLGEDRVEIRYTMPLGEIVFDFFDNLKSKTAGYASLDYEPAGSQDSDLVKVDILLQGEQVDAFSAIVHRDKAYAYGVLMTGRLRELIPRQQFEVPIQAAIGARIIARESIRAMRKDVLAKCYGGDITRKRKLLEKQKEGKKRMKMVGRVEVPQEAFIAALSGDTEKKAK from the coding sequence GTGAGCCCCCTAGCATCGAAGGCCCTCCGGCCCGCCGCGACCGACCCCGCGTCCATCCGCAACTTCTGCATCATCGCCCACATCGACCACGGCAAGTCCACGCTGGCCGACCGCATGCTGCAGATGACGGGCGTCGTCGACTCGCGCTCCATGCGCGCCCAGTACCTCGACCGCATGGACATCGAGCGCGAGCGCGGCATCACGATCAAGAGCCAGGCCGTGCGCATGCCGTGGGAGCTCGACGGGCGCACGTACGCGCTCAACATGATCGACACCCCGGGCCACGTCGACTTCTCCTACGAGGTCAGCCGGTCGCTCGCCGCGTGCGAGGGCGCCATCCTCCTGGTCGACGCCGCGCAGGGCATCGAGGCGCAGACCCTCGCGAACCTCTACCTCGCGCTCGAGAACGACCTCACGATCATCCCGGTGCTCAACAAGATCGACCTGCCGGCCGCCGACCCCGACAAGTACGCCGCCGAGCTCGCCTCGCTCATCGGCGGCGACCCGTCGGACGTGCTGCGCGTCTCCGGCAAGACCGGCGCCGGCGTCGAGGACCTCCTCGACCGCGTCTCCCGCACCATCCCCGCGCCCGTCGGCGACCCCGACGGCGCCGCGCGCGCCATGATCTTCGACTCGGTCTACGACGCCTACCGCGGCGTGGTCACCTACGTCCGCATGATCGACGGCAAGCTCAGCCCGCGCGAGAAGATCTCGATGATGTCGACGCGCGCCACCCACGAGATCCTCGAGATCGGCGTCAGCTCGCCCGAGCCCACGCCGTCCGACGGCCTCGGGGTCGGCGAGGTCGGCTACCTCATCACGGGCGTGAAGGACGTGCGCCAGTCGAAGGTCGGCGACACCGTCACGACCGCCGCGCGCCCCGCGACCGAGGCGCTGCCCGGCTACACGGAGCCGCTGCCCATGGTCTTCTCCGGGCTCTACCCGATCGACGGATCCGACTACCCCGACCTCCGCGACGCCCTCGACAAGCTCAAGCTCTCGGACGCCGCGCTCGTCTACGAGCCCGAGACCTCGGTCGCGCTGGGCTTCGGCTTCCGCTGCGGCTTCCTCGGCCTCCTGCACCTCGAGATCATCACCGAGCGCCTCTCGCGCGAGTTCGGCCTCGACCTCATCACGACGGCCCCGTCCGTGATCTACGAGGTCACGAGCGAGGACAAGAGGACGGTCACGGTCACCAACCCGAGCGAGTTCCCGGGCGGCAAGATCGTCAGCGTCTCCGAGCCCGTGGTGAAGGCCGCGATCCTCGCGCCCAAGGACTACGTCGGCACGATCATGGAGCTGTGCCAGTCGCGGCGCGGGATCCTGCTCGGCATGGAGTACCTCGGCGAGGACCGGGTGGAGATCCGCTACACGATGCCGCTCGGCGAGATCGTGTTCGACTTCTTCGACAACCTCAAGAGCAAGACGGCCGGCTACGCGTCGCTCGACTACGAGCCCGCGGGCTCGCAGGACTCCGACCTCGTGAAGGTCGACATCCTGCTGCAGGGCGAGCAGGTCGACGCGTTCAGCGCCATCGTGCACCGCGACAAGGCGTACGCGTACGGCGTGCTCATGACGGGCCGCCTCCGCGAGCTCATCCCGCGCCAGCAGTTCGAGGTGCCGATCCAGGCGGCCATCGGCGCCAGGATCATCGCCCGCGAGTCCATCCGCGCCATGCGGAAGGACGTGCTCGCCAAGTGCTACGGCGGCGACATCACCCGCAAGCGCAAGCTCCTCGAGAAGCAGAAGGAGGGCAAGAAGCGCATGAAGATGGTCGGCCGCGTCGAGGTCCCCCAGGAGGCGTTCATCGCGGCGCTCTCGGGCGACACGGAGAAGAAGGCGAAGTAG
- the hrcA gene encoding heat-inducible transcriptional repressor HrcA produces MVSERGLDVLRVIVQDYVSSREPVGSKSIVERHAFGVSAATIRNDMALLEEEELIAAPHTSSGRVPTDKGYRLFVDQLADVRPLTPAQRQAIHVFLGESVDLDDVLARTVRLLAQLTNQVALVQYPSLATSHVKHVELVALSTTRVLTVLITDTGRVEQRVVELAGDPDDAFLAVMRTRINRAVGGLGLAEAATRLETLSDEVEPAQRAAASVLAGTLVEQVLANRQERLLLAGSANLARTERDFPGSISPVLEAIEEQVVLLRLLGEMEADQHGVSVSIGRENAPFGLGETSVLTSGYSSSGGVLARLGVLGPTRMDYSTNMASVRAVARYLSRLLEER; encoded by the coding sequence ATGGTCTCGGAACGCGGGCTCGACGTCCTCCGGGTGATCGTGCAGGACTACGTGTCCTCGCGCGAGCCCGTGGGCTCCAAGTCCATCGTGGAGCGCCACGCCTTCGGCGTCTCGGCCGCCACCATCCGCAACGACATGGCCCTCCTCGAGGAGGAGGAGCTGATCGCCGCCCCGCACACGTCGTCCGGTCGCGTGCCGACGGACAAGGGCTACCGGCTCTTCGTCGACCAGCTCGCCGACGTCCGTCCGCTCACGCCCGCGCAGCGCCAGGCGATCCACGTGTTCCTCGGCGAGTCCGTCGACCTCGACGACGTGCTCGCCCGCACGGTGCGCCTCCTCGCGCAGCTGACCAACCAGGTCGCGCTCGTGCAGTACCCGTCGCTCGCCACGAGCCACGTGAAGCACGTCGAGCTCGTGGCGCTGTCCACCACGCGCGTGCTCACCGTGCTCATCACCGACACGGGCCGCGTCGAGCAGCGCGTCGTTGAGCTCGCGGGGGACCCGGACGACGCGTTCCTCGCGGTCATGCGCACGCGGATCAACCGGGCCGTCGGCGGGCTCGGCCTCGCGGAGGCCGCGACCCGGCTCGAGACGCTGTCCGACGAGGTCGAGCCCGCCCAGCGCGCGGCCGCGTCCGTGCTCGCGGGCACGCTCGTGGAGCAGGTGCTCGCGAACCGGCAGGAGCGGCTGCTGCTCGCCGGATCCGCGAACCTCGCCCGCACCGAGCGCGACTTCCCCGGCAGCATCTCGCCCGTCCTCGAGGCCATCGAGGAGCAGGTGGTTCTCCTGCGCCTCCTCGGCGAGATGGAGGCCGACCAGCACGGCGTCTCGGTGAGCATCGGCCGGGAGAACGCCCCGTTCGGCCTCGGCGAGACCAGCGTGCTCACCAGCGGCTACAGCTCGTCCGGCGGGGTCCTCGCGCGCCTCGGCGTGCTGGGGCCGACCCGGATGGACTACTCCACCAACATGGCGTCGGTGCGCGCGGTCGCGCGCTACCTCTCCCGCCTGCTCGAGGAGCGGTGA
- a CDS encoding VOC family protein, with product MSARIRHVAIDCRDPHALSLFWAGVTGFAEDPDEPNLPGEDAAWLGDPVSGLGIILQRADTPKTAKNRLHLDLAPDDRTRDEEVERVVALGAALVADRRNADGSGWVVLADPEGNEFCVERSDAEREAGDVVGAVVL from the coding sequence GTGAGCGCGAGGATCCGGCATGTCGCGATCGACTGCCGCGACCCGCACGCGCTGTCCCTCTTCTGGGCCGGCGTGACCGGCTTCGCGGAGGACCCGGACGAGCCGAACCTCCCCGGCGAGGACGCCGCCTGGCTGGGCGACCCCGTCTCCGGGCTCGGCATCATCCTCCAGCGCGCGGACACGCCCAAGACGGCGAAGAACCGGCTCCACCTCGACCTCGCGCCGGACGACCGCACGCGCGACGAGGAGGTCGAGCGCGTGGTCGCGCTCGGGGCGGCGCTCGTCGCCGACCGGCGCAACGCGGACGGCAGCGGCTGGGTGGTGCTCGCGGATCCCGAGGGCAACGAGTTCTGCGTGGAGCGCAGCGACGCCGAGCGCGAGGCCGGCGACGTGGTGGGCGCCGTCGTCCTCTGA
- a CDS encoding epimerase, whose protein sequence is MSDAPGAAAPRTAVVAGASGFIGQVLVRELADERYRVLTIGRSGADARWGDEDGIRRIVDGADLLVNLAGKSVDCRYGVANRREILRSRVETTGELARAVADSARPVPVWINASTATVYRHATDHPQTESTGELGDDFSPSVGRAWERAFLSPELPATRRVALRIAIVLGRDGALQPLLGLARFGLGGPQLDGRFPGRPSRIRAGAHHVFQPTHGRQVFSWLHIDDLVGIIRFVRDTPSLEGPVNASSPAPVTNRRLMRILRRAVGVPVGLAANRWMLEVGMWLFRTEPELVLKSRWVVPETLEAAGYRFRWPELDAAVADIVRR, encoded by the coding sequence GTGAGCGACGCGCCGGGGGCGGCCGCCCCGCGCACCGCGGTCGTCGCGGGCGCGTCCGGCTTCATCGGCCAGGTGCTCGTGCGCGAGCTCGCCGACGAGCGCTACCGCGTGCTCACGATCGGCCGCTCGGGCGCGGACGCGCGCTGGGGCGACGAGGACGGGATCCGCCGCATCGTCGACGGCGCCGACCTGCTCGTGAACCTCGCGGGCAAGAGCGTGGACTGCCGCTACGGCGTCGCGAACCGCCGGGAGATCCTGCGCTCGCGCGTCGAGACGACCGGCGAGCTCGCGCGCGCCGTCGCGGACAGCGCGCGGCCCGTGCCCGTCTGGATCAACGCCTCCACGGCCACCGTCTACCGGCACGCCACCGACCATCCGCAGACCGAGTCGACGGGCGAGCTCGGCGACGACTTCTCGCCGTCGGTGGGCCGCGCGTGGGAGCGGGCGTTCCTCTCGCCCGAGCTGCCCGCCACCCGGCGCGTGGCGCTGCGGATCGCGATCGTCCTCGGCCGCGACGGCGCGCTGCAGCCGCTCCTCGGCCTCGCGCGCTTCGGCCTCGGCGGCCCGCAGCTCGACGGCCGGTTCCCCGGACGCCCCTCCCGGATCCGCGCCGGCGCCCACCATGTGTTCCAGCCCACCCACGGCCGCCAGGTCTTCAGCTGGCTGCACATCGACGACCTGGTCGGCATCATCCGCTTCGTGCGCGACACCCCGTCGCTCGAGGGCCCGGTCAACGCGTCGAGCCCCGCGCCCGTCACCAACCGCCGGCTGATGAGGATCCTCCGTCGCGCCGTCGGCGTGCCCGTCGGGCTCGCCGCGAACCGGTGGATGCTCGAGGTCGGCATGTGGCTGTTCCGCACCGAGCCGGAGCTCGTGCTCAAGAGCCGCTGGGTCGTCCCGGAGACGCTCGAGGCCGCGGGGTACCGGTTCCGGTGGCCGGAGCTGGACGCGGCGGTCGCCGACATCGTCCGGCGCTGA
- a CDS encoding DUF4870 domain-containing protein yields the protein MSAPDPHPYGAPAPLTPSEDRLWASLTHFLAILIVPSFIVWLVFRERGRFTDQEGKEATNWTINVVGALVILNVLQVVFGVIPILGIIIGLLLGLVIFAVVVVNIVFAIIGGTRVQAGRPYRYPLNIRWIK from the coding sequence ATGTCTGCACCCGATCCCCACCCGTACGGCGCGCCCGCTCCGCTCACCCCGAGCGAGGACCGCCTCTGGGCGTCGCTCACGCACTTCCTCGCGATCCTCATCGTGCCGTCGTTCATCGTGTGGCTCGTGTTCCGCGAGCGCGGCCGGTTCACCGACCAGGAGGGCAAGGAGGCGACCAACTGGACCATCAACGTGGTCGGCGCTCTCGTCATCCTCAACGTGCTGCAGGTGGTGTTCGGGGTCATCCCGATCCTCGGGATCATCATCGGCCTGCTCCTCGGCCTCGTGATCTTCGCGGTGGTCGTAGTCAACATCGTGTTCGCGATCATCGGCGGCACCCGGGTGCAGGCCGGACGCCCGTACCGCTACCCGCTCAACATCCGGTGGATCAAGTAG
- a CDS encoding 16S rRNA (uracil(1498)-N(3))-methyltransferase, whose amino-acid sequence MAHFHLADDLDAADLAVGRVVALGPQESRHAVTVSRVRAGEGLLVGDGQGTIASCVVTTADPQRLELRVESVEAHPDPSPRVVLVQALAKGDRDELAVQAATELGVDAVIPWQAQRSVSRWEGQKVAKGRERWRAIVREAVKQSIRPRVPEVEPLATTKDLVRLAATARVLVLDPTAEARLSRLDLTTAEGDAATDVLLVVGPEGGISPAEVEALRAEGAIPVALGPGILRTSTAGPAALALVNAALGRW is encoded by the coding sequence GTGGCGCACTTCCACCTCGCGGACGACCTCGACGCGGCCGACCTCGCCGTCGGCCGCGTCGTCGCGCTCGGGCCGCAGGAGTCGCGGCACGCGGTGACGGTGAGCCGGGTGCGCGCGGGGGAGGGCCTGCTCGTCGGCGACGGGCAGGGCACCATCGCGTCCTGCGTCGTCACGACGGCGGATCCGCAGCGGCTCGAGCTCCGCGTGGAGTCCGTCGAGGCGCACCCCGATCCCTCGCCGCGCGTCGTCCTCGTGCAGGCGCTGGCGAAGGGCGACCGCGACGAGCTCGCGGTGCAGGCGGCGACCGAGCTCGGCGTCGACGCCGTGATCCCGTGGCAGGCCCAGCGCTCCGTCTCGCGCTGGGAGGGCCAGAAGGTCGCCAAGGGCCGGGAGCGCTGGCGGGCGATCGTCCGCGAGGCCGTGAAGCAGTCCATCCGCCCCCGCGTGCCCGAGGTGGAGCCGCTCGCGACGACCAAGGACCTCGTGCGCCTGGCCGCGACCGCGCGCGTTCTCGTGCTCGACCCGACCGCCGAGGCGCGGCTGTCGCGGCTCGACCTGACGACGGCCGAGGGCGACGCCGCGACCGACGTGCTGCTCGTGGTCGGACCCGAGGGCGGCATCAGCCCGGCCGAGGTCGAGGCGCTGCGGGCGGAGGGCGCGATCCCGGTGGCGCTCGGACCGGGGATCCTCCGCACGTCCACCGCCGGTCCCGCCGCGCTGGCGCTCGTCAACGCCGCGCTCGGGCGCTGGTGA